One Glutamicibacter mishrai genomic window carries:
- a CDS encoding AMP-binding protein, which yields MSNTEKFRAARDLLLAARDDYQRARDEFTWPEFTDFNFAYDWFDAVAKDPQRADEPALILTEPDGTSARYSWSELSTRSTQVARWLSDEGLQRGDAIIVMLGNEVALWETMLAGMKLGAVIIPTTTQVTSEDLADRIERGKATWVITSHDHLEKLTEVPGAYAIVQVGGARYPGTLHFDDSHQAPAEFALETPTRADENLLLYFTSGTTSQPKLVQHTHTSYPVGHLATMFWIGVEPGDVHLNVASPGWGKHAWSNFFGPWIAEATVFVFNYDRFDPLALMEQMAKENVTSFCAPPTVWRYLIQADLTTLKTPPRKLVSAGEPLNAEVIDQVRTAWGQVIRDGYGQTETTVQIANSPGETVKVGAMGRPMPGYDIELRNPTTGHVAEVGEICLRIDPRPVGLMKGYFDDQAKTDEALRDGVYHTGDIAERDEEGILTYIGRADDVFKSSDYKLSPFELESVVLEHPAVAEVAVVPSPDPLKLSVPKAFVILAAGYEANAGTAEDILGFCREHLAPYKRIRRLEFSDLPKTISGKIRRVELRLAEEEQHAAGKVPPKEFRDTDFPALKNRG from the coding sequence ATGAGCAATACCGAGAAGTTCCGAGCCGCCCGCGACCTGCTTTTGGCCGCGCGCGATGACTACCAAAGAGCTCGGGACGAGTTCACGTGGCCAGAATTCACCGACTTCAACTTCGCCTACGACTGGTTCGATGCCGTCGCAAAGGACCCGCAGCGGGCCGATGAGCCAGCCCTGATTCTCACCGAGCCGGATGGCACATCTGCCCGTTACAGTTGGTCTGAGCTCTCCACGCGTTCCACCCAGGTAGCTCGCTGGCTCTCCGACGAGGGCCTGCAACGCGGGGATGCGATCATCGTGATGCTCGGCAACGAGGTGGCCCTGTGGGAAACCATGCTGGCCGGCATGAAACTCGGAGCGGTCATCATTCCAACGACCACGCAGGTCACCAGCGAGGATCTCGCCGATCGCATCGAGCGAGGCAAGGCCACCTGGGTGATCACCAGCCACGATCATCTGGAAAAGCTCACCGAGGTTCCCGGCGCCTACGCCATCGTCCAGGTCGGCGGCGCCCGCTACCCCGGAACCCTGCACTTTGACGACTCCCATCAGGCGCCAGCCGAGTTCGCATTGGAGACCCCGACCCGCGCCGATGAGAACCTGCTGCTGTACTTCACCTCCGGAACCACCTCCCAGCCGAAGCTCGTGCAGCACACCCACACCTCGTATCCGGTGGGCCATCTGGCGACCATGTTCTGGATTGGCGTCGAGCCCGGCGACGTGCATTTGAACGTTGCCTCCCCCGGCTGGGGCAAGCACGCGTGGTCCAACTTCTTCGGGCCGTGGATCGCTGAAGCCACCGTCTTCGTCTTCAACTATGATCGCTTCGATCCCCTGGCGCTGATGGAGCAGATGGCCAAGGAAAACGTCACCAGCTTCTGCGCGCCTCCCACGGTATGGCGCTACCTGATCCAGGCCGATCTGACCACGCTGAAAACCCCTCCACGCAAACTGGTGTCGGCCGGCGAGCCGTTGAACGCCGAAGTCATTGACCAGGTGCGCACAGCATGGGGCCAGGTGATCCGTGACGGCTACGGCCAAACGGAAACCACGGTCCAAATCGCCAATTCCCCCGGCGAAACGGTTAAGGTAGGCGCCATGGGCCGCCCGATGCCTGGCTACGATATTGAATTGCGCAACCCCACCACCGGCCACGTGGCCGAAGTGGGAGAAATCTGCCTGCGCATCGATCCCCGCCCGGTGGGTCTGATGAAGGGCTACTTCGATGACCAGGCGAAAACCGACGAGGCACTGCGTGACGGGGTCTATCACACCGGGGATATCGCCGAACGCGACGAAGAAGGGATCTTGACCTACATCGGCAGGGCGGACGATGTCTTCAAATCCAGCGACTACAAGCTCAGTCCATTCGAACTTGAATCGGTGGTGCTGGAGCATCCGGCGGTGGCCGAAGTCGCGGTGGTCCCCTCCCCGGATCCGCTCAAGCTTTCGGTGCCCAAGGCCTTTGTCATCCTGGCTGCCGGTTACGAGGCGAACGCGGGCACCGCGGAAGACATCCTGGGGTTCTGCCGCGAGCATCTGGCACCCTACAAGCGCATTCGCCGGCTGGAATTCTCGGATTTGCCGAAGACGATCTCCGGGAAGATCCGCCGGGTGGAATTGCGCCTGGCCGAGGAAGAACAGCATGCCGCCGGGAAGGTTCCGCCCAAGGAGTTCCGGGATACCGATTTTCCTGCACTGAAAAATCGAGGCTAG